The following coding sequences lie in one Glycine max cultivar Williams 82 chromosome 19, Glycine_max_v4.0, whole genome shotgun sequence genomic window:
- the HIR1 gene encoding hypersensitive-induced response protein 2-like isoform X1, whose product MGQAFGCYQVDQSNVAIKEHFGKFDDVLEPGCHCLPWCLGYQIAGSLSLRVQQLDVRCETKTKDNVFVNVVASVQYRAVSEKASDAFYRLTNTREQIQSYVFDVIRASVPKLELDSVFEQKNDIAKAVEEELEKAMSTYGFEIVQTLIVDIEPDVNVKRAMNEINAAARLRLAANEKAEAEKILQIKKAEGEAESKYLSGLGIARQRQAIVDGLRDSVLAFSENVPGTSAKDVMDMVLVTQYFDTMKEIGASSRSSSVFIPHGPGAVKDIAVQIRDGLLQATASQN is encoded by the exons ATGGGTCAAGCATTCGGTTGCTACCAAGTCGATCAGTCAAATGTGGCTATCAAGGAGCATTTTGGAAAATTTGATGATGTCCTAGAGCCTGGATGTCACTGCCTGCCTTGGTGTCTTGGGTACCAGATTGCTGGTAGTCTGTCGCTGCGAGTGCAGCAACTTGATGTTCGATGTGAGACGAAAACCAAG GACAATGTCTTTGTCAATGTGGTTGCATCTGTGCAATACCGAGCTGTGTCTGAGAAAGCATCTGATGCATTCTATAGGCTTACCAACACTAGGGAGCAGATCCAATCATATGTTTTTGATG TCATCAGGGCCAGTGTACCAAAGTTGGAGTTGGATTCTGTCTTTGAGCAGAAAAATGATATAGCAAAGGCTGTGGAGGAGGAGCTTGAGAAG GCCATGTCAACCTATGGATTTGAGATAGTTCAGACTCTCATTGTTGATATAGAGCCTGATGTTAATGTCAAGAGAGCAATGAACGAGATAAACGCAG CTGCTAGATTGAGGTTGGCTGCAAATGAGAAGGCTGAAGCTGAGAAAATACTGCAGATCAAGAAAGCGGAGGGAGAAGCAGAATCCAAATATCTGTCAGGACTCGGTATCGCTCGTCAACGTCAGGCCATTGTGGATGGACTGAGGGACAGCGTGCTTGCTTTCTCTGAGAACGTGCCCGGGACATCAGCTAAAGATGTCATGGACATGGTGCTGGTGACTCAATACTTTGACACCATGAAAGAGATAGGAGCATCGTCAAGGTCCTCGTCTGTGTTCATACCTCACGGTCCTGGGGCAGTTAAAGACATTGCCGTGCAAATTCGGGATGGTCTCCTTCAGGCCACTGCCTCACAGAATTAA
- the HIR1 gene encoding hypersensitive-induced response protein 2-like (The RefSeq protein has 3 substitutions compared to this genomic sequence) has product MGQAFGCYQVDQSNVAIKEHFGKFDDVLEPGCHCLPWCLGYQIAGSLSLRVQQLDVRCETKTKDNVFVNVVASVQYRAVSEKASDAFYRLTNTREQIQSYVFDVIRASVPKLELDSVFEQKNDIAKAVEEELVKAMSTYGFEIVQTLIVDIEPDVNVKRAMNEINTAARLRLAANEKAEAEKILQIKKAEGEAESKYLSGLGIARQRQAIVDGLRDSVLAFSENVPGTSAKDVMDMVLVTQYFDTMKEIGASSRSSSVFIPHGPGAVKDIAVQIRDGLLQATASRN; this is encoded by the exons ATGGGTCAAGCATTCGGTTGCTACCAAGTCGATCAGTCAAATGTGGCTATCAAGGAGCATTTTGGAAAATTTGATGATGTCCTAGAGCCTGGATGTCACTGCCTGCCTTGGTGTCTTGGGTACCAGATTGCTGGTAGTCTGTCGCTGCGAGTGCAGCAACTTGATGTTCGATGTGAGACGAAAACCAAG GACAATGTCTTTGTCAATGTGGTTGCATCTGTGCAATACCGAGCTGTGTCTGAGAAAGCATCTGATGCATTCTATAGGCTTACCAACACTAGGGAGCAGATCCAATCATATGTTTTTGATG TCATCAGGGCCAGTGTACCAAAGTTGGAGTTGGATTCTGTCTTTGAGCAGAAAAATGATATAGCAAAGGCTGTGGAGGAGGAGCTTGAGAAG GCCATGTCAACCTATGGATTTGAGATAGTTCAGACTCTCATTGTTGATATAGAGCCTGATGTTAATGTCAAGAGAGCAATGAACGAGATAAACGCAG CTGCTAGATTGAGGTTGGCTGCAAATGAGAAGGCTGAAGCTGAGAAAATACTGCAGATCAAGAAAGCGGAGGGAGAAGCAGAATCCAAATATCTGTCAGGACTCGGTATCGCTCGTCAACGTCAGGCCATTGTGGATGGACTGAGGGACAGCGTGCTTGCTTTCTCTGAGAACGTGCCCGGGACATCAGCTAAAGATGTCATGGACATGGTGCTGGTGACTCAATACTTTGACACCATGAAAGAGATAGGAGCATCGTCAAGGTCCTCGTCTGTGTTCATACCTCACGGTCCTGGGGCAGTTAAAGACATTGCCGTGCAAATTCGGGATGGTCTCCTTCAGGCCACTGCCTCACAGAATTAA